Proteins from one Entomospira culicis genomic window:
- the ruvA gene encoding Holliday junction branch migration protein RuvA — protein MIQSITGQITALDGESASLQMGAIEWQLSMSGQSLSQLKIGDEVKIYTYLHHKEDSMQLFGFKELMEREIFFQLIKVDGVGPKAALKILTFFTPKAFREALNAPDVKLLAKAPGLGTKTAQKVMLALKGKLDLSAESGENSGGKITYDELLQPLVGMGFDKKSASEILSSVRKDLGESASEAEILRKAITLLS, from the coding sequence ATGATACAAAGTATTACAGGACAGATCACCGCCCTAGATGGTGAAAGTGCATCGTTACAAATGGGCGCGATTGAATGGCAACTCTCCATGAGTGGACAATCCCTCAGTCAGCTCAAAATTGGGGATGAGGTAAAAATTTATACCTATCTTCACCACAAGGAAGATAGCATGCAACTCTTTGGTTTTAAAGAACTTATGGAGCGTGAAATTTTTTTTCAACTCATCAAAGTTGACGGAGTTGGCCCTAAAGCAGCACTCAAAATTTTAACTTTTTTTACTCCCAAAGCCTTTCGAGAAGCGCTCAATGCCCCGGACGTCAAACTATTAGCAAAAGCCCCTGGGTTGGGAACAAAAACAGCACAAAAAGTGATGCTCGCCCTTAAAGGTAAACTTGATTTATCCGCGGAAAGTGGCGAAAATTCTGGTGGAAAAATAACCTACGACGAATTATTACAACCCCTTGTTGGTATGGGATTTGATAAAAAATCTGCCAGTGAAATTTTGTCTTCGGTAAGAAAAGATCTCGGAGAAAGCGCCAGTGAAGCAGAAATTCTACGCAAGGCGATTACCCTATTGAGTTAA